A single genomic interval of Leptospira semungkisensis harbors:
- a CDS encoding TIGR04452 family lipoprotein gives MKRYILALFGIILAKCMITGPLGLATQFEYQKGNVVKQRLLNASMESDLLFTALNGKPLGIDPTDILAIESKGLQEDKYYKKEKVDNCVKNILILFNTVSPWDLNLRRNGPCSLEPEKY, from the coding sequence ATGAAAAGATATATATTAGCTCTATTTGGAATAATTTTGGCCAAATGCATGATTACAGGTCCTTTGGGACTTGCAACGCAGTTCGAATACCAAAAAGGAAATGTAGTAAAGCAAAGACTATTGAATGCTTCTATGGAATCCGATCTATTATTCACTGCTTTGAATGGAAAGCCTCTTGGAATTGATCCAACGGATATTTTAGCGATAGAGTCAAAGGGGCTTCAAGAAGATAAATATTATAAAAAGGAGAAGGTTGATAATTGTGTTAAGAATATACTGATATTGTTTAACACAGTTTCTCCTTGGGACTTAAATCTTAGAAGGAACGGGCCATGCTCATTAGAGCCTGAGAAATATTGA
- a CDS encoding TetR/AcrR family transcriptional regulator, whose amino-acid sequence MKSSHLVSRREDNKNRNRNAILDAARKVFASVGFEACSTREIIRASGLAQGTFYNYYKDKESVMQDIADELSEGIRSGIREARAKATTPLTFLSDAYFAVFNVMMQDRIHLELLARNRDVIRGYLFQGGPMTYILEELDRDVEKMIETGGFSAHPIHITSVMMVAAGFEAMVLLANENRYDIRKLSDYLGLLFQGGIERVSQMMKDDEELF is encoded by the coding sequence ATGAAATCTTCCCATCTTGTTTCCAGAAGAGAAGACAATAAGAACAGAAACAGAAATGCGATCTTAGACGCGGCGAGAAAAGTATTCGCTTCCGTAGGGTTCGAGGCATGTTCTACAAGAGAAATCATTCGAGCAAGCGGCCTCGCACAAGGAACCTTTTATAATTACTATAAAGATAAGGAATCCGTAATGCAGGATATAGCCGATGAATTGTCCGAAGGAATCCGCTCAGGAATTCGAGAAGCGAGAGCAAAGGCTACGACTCCACTCACGTTCTTAAGCGACGCATATTTTGCAGTATTCAATGTAATGATGCAGGATCGAATCCATCTAGAGCTACTCGCAAGAAATCGGGATGTAATACGAGGCTATCTTTTTCAAGGCGGCCCCATGACATATATATTAGAAGAATTAGATAGAGACGTAGAGAAGATGATAGAAACAGGAGGATTCTCCGCGCATCCGATCCATATAACATCCGTTATGATGGTCGCCGCAGGATTCGAAGCGATGGTCCTCTTAGCGAATGAGAACCGCTACGATATCCGCAAACTCTCCGATTATTTAGGATTGTTATTCCAAGGAGGGATCGAACGTGTTTCTCAAATGATGAAAGATGACGAGGAGTTGTTTTAA
- a CDS encoding phytoene desaturase family protein has product MEYSSKEYDVCVIGSGPNGLSAAALFASSGYSVLVLEASDTIGGGVRSKELTLPGFLHDVCSAAHPMGILSPFLKTLPLDKHGLEWIEPPASVAHPLDGERAVLLKLSLEETAEDLGIDRKAYHNLLSPFLKNPEGLISDALAPLGIPKHPFLLARFGLSGIRSAESIANGSFKGERAKALFAGCAGHSILPLNRALTGALGLLFSITGHTKSWPVVAGGSQMIAKSLESYLKTLNVEIKTSQRVESLRQLPKTRAVIFDTSPDQLATLGEGALSSSYIKRIKSYRYGPGVFKMDWALDGPIPWSDPRCLEASTVHLGGKFSEIAASEADVWKGKHPEKPYMLVVQQSQFDRKRAPQGKHTGYAYCHVPAGSDLDLTDVLEKQIERFAPGFKDRILARHAMKTEDFYRYNSNYVGGAITGGVADLTQAFFRPIARINPYGTPNPHLYICSASTPPGGGVHGMCGYHAAKSVLKKIHTLKPVRYN; this is encoded by the coding sequence ATGGAATATTCTTCCAAAGAATATGATGTTTGTGTAATAGGCTCAGGCCCAAACGGTCTGAGCGCCGCGGCACTCTTCGCAAGTTCCGGATACTCCGTGCTTGTACTTGAGGCTTCGGATACAATTGGCGGCGGAGTTAGAAGCAAGGAACTTACCTTGCCCGGTTTTTTGCATGATGTATGCTCTGCCGCTCATCCAATGGGAATTCTTTCCCCATTTCTAAAGACACTTCCTCTCGATAAGCATGGCTTAGAATGGATAGAACCGCCTGCCTCAGTCGCTCATCCTTTAGATGGAGAAAGAGCCGTACTTCTCAAACTATCTTTGGAAGAAACAGCAGAAGATCTGGGAATCGACCGAAAAGCGTATCATAATCTTCTTTCTCCTTTCTTAAAAAATCCGGAAGGGCTTATTTCAGATGCTCTGGCTCCATTAGGAATTCCTAAACATCCGTTTTTACTGGCTCGATTCGGGTTATCAGGAATACGATCCGCAGAATCCATCGCAAATGGATCCTTTAAAGGAGAAAGAGCGAAGGCATTATTTGCTGGATGTGCAGGACATTCTATCCTTCCATTAAACCGAGCTTTGACAGGAGCACTCGGCCTATTGTTCTCTATTACAGGACATACCAAATCTTGGCCTGTAGTTGCGGGTGGATCTCAGATGATCGCTAAGTCTTTAGAGTCTTATCTAAAGACACTCAATGTCGAGATCAAAACCTCTCAGAGAGTAGAAAGCCTAAGGCAATTGCCAAAAACAAGAGCAGTAATATTCGACACGAGTCCGGATCAATTAGCGACCTTGGGAGAAGGAGCATTATCTTCTTCTTATATTAAAAGAATTAAATCTTATCGATATGGGCCTGGAGTTTTCAAAATGGATTGGGCATTGGATGGTCCAATCCCTTGGTCTGATCCTAGATGCTTAGAAGCTTCTACAGTTCATTTGGGAGGAAAATTCTCGGAGATTGCCGCCTCAGAAGCAGACGTCTGGAAGGGAAAACATCCAGAGAAACCGTACATGCTGGTTGTACAACAAAGCCAATTTGATCGCAAAAGAGCGCCTCAAGGAAAGCATACAGGATATGCGTATTGCCATGTACCTGCAGGTTCCGATCTAGATTTAACGGATGTATTAGAAAAACAGATCGAACGATTTGCCCCAGGATTTAAGGATAGGATCTTAGCCAGACATGCAATGAAGACGGAAGATTTTTATAGATATAATTCGAATTATGTAGGAGGAGCGATTACTGGTGGAGTTGCAGATCTGACCCAGGCATTCTTTAGACCGATTGCGAGGATCAATCCCTATGGAACTCCTAATCCTCATCTCTATATTTGTTCCGCCTCCACCCCTCCCGGAGGAGGAGTTCACGGGATGTGCGGCTATCATGCGGCCAAATCCGTATTAAAGAAAATTCATACATTAAAACCGGTCCGGTACAATTAA